cgctagtgctattgaaggtccaatattatctgatttaagtgggtgtttaggtgagagtggggtgcaacaattatggccttggaacttggttccagcttaATTGATTATGCTCGGTAATGCAGTTTCCCGAGCATATTATGATTTTCCCGGACACGGTTCATACGCTTGTTTGGGAAAGTTTAAGCCGAACACTTCTCAGAATTCAAGGCCCAAAACTCGTTTTTACGCTaaggcagtttcaagaagggcTTAGGGCAATGGGGCCGTTccgttgggcctgggcccaggGCCTATATGGGTCTTGAGATCTCGATGCCGTACACATACAAtctaaaagttatatttttaaaattcacttctaataaaaagacaaaaaaaatttaaaaggttttttttgtcaaattagttTAGAGATTAGCTTAAAGATTTGACATTGGCTTTCAAGTCATTCCTTGATGTTCGAATATCGTAATTTGGTCGGCCACTTGGGTTGTAGGACTATAAcgtaaattacaagttttattaatatattaaggAAAAGACATTTTTCCTTGGCTTATTATCATGGTCCAATAATTCCAAGTCCAAACAAATTGCTAAGGGTAACAAtagtttggactttggactcATTACATTAGTCACTGTgcataaaaattggaaaatcaAATTAGGACACCAGAACTTTTTAACAAGTGTACGTACCTGAAGAGTGATATTTGAACAAGTGTATTTGGCCACCACATATGAGCCGGCTCCACCACATACTTCCTCAACAGCCCAGCCCAGCCGTATCCCAAGACCTGCGACACCATACACATGCTCATGTTAGTATGAACCATGAACCACTAAACGACAGCTTCATATGATGCAAGTGTTGGTCTTCACTCAATAATTATCCCAAAGTTGTACCTAAGACtcatatcatatattataaGCGAAATACAACATATATCAGATAATATGGgagttaaaaatacttaaaaaccaATTTTCTCTGCGGATAATAGCAAGACATAGAGGAAGATCCCATTTTCTGTTGTTGTGTCTTAACCAACAACAGAATAACCAAAAGGCTGATTAAAAGGTTGCAGGGAAATATattaaggtatatatatatatatatatatatatatacaattatacATATAAAAGGTACGTATATATACAAGCTTAGTTTAGGCTAGAATTCCGTGtctatgtgtgtatatatatatatattcctcaCTTTTCTAGGCTACCAAACAGAgtaaaaaccaaaccaatattACCTAACtttggaaaacaaaaataagcaaatttaaaagaaaaaagaagaagaagaagaacctgGGTTGTGATGATAAGAATCCaagcagaaaagaaagagatattCCTTCGATAAAAAGCCTTTATAATGTCAAAGATGTGGACAGCATAAGCTGGGCCATTCCCAAAAGCACTTCCAGCATTAGCAAATATAGAGATGAGAACGTGTTCCTTCATGTTAAAGGGACCTGGGTTGAGCGAAAACTCGCGGGACCCGATGCGAAACTTGTTTGTGGGGAGAACAGAGGCCATGAGTCGTCCGATGGGGAGGGTGGCAACTTGGACGGTGATCTGGGTGATGATGAGGGGCTCTCTGCGGTAAGAGAAGAATTGGTTGAGGAAGGAGAGAAGGGCACAAGAGAGAAGGCCCAGTGTCCACATTCGAAATGTCCATACAGGGAGTGAGGTGTCGTCGGTGGTTGGTACAGTTAGCCGGACTTGCTCGATTGGTGACTGCTCATCTTCGTCTATGGTGGACTTTTCTCGTAAGTTACTGCTTGGTGGTGCCTCAGTTTCTAAAGTTTCCAttttgagagtgagagattgaaAGTTGAGTGTTGTTTTGAGGTAGAATATAGTAGGAGAGTTTTGTCTACTATATACAATTAGAAAATTATCTTATCCGCATTATATGAAACACAAAACTCTTCACAAGTATGTGGGCCTATACGAGGGGCATGCTCTATATGTTTGGCGCACAAATTACAACGTATGGAGAACACCTCTCACAAGTATGTGGTCTATATGAAGGCGTGTTTCATATATTTGGCGCACAAGATATCATGTATGGAGAACACCACTCACAAGCATACGAGTCAATATATATGAGGAGCGTATTCTATACATCTGGCGCATAAGATACCAATTCTATATAATGAGGTTTACTTTATATATTGAATCACAATAATCTTATTTAAAGGTTACATGCAACATtcattttatgtatatattttatgtgAAGGTACACCGTAAGGGTAATACCATCTAATTAAGTTAGTTAACCAAGTACTTGCTCTTAAGGTGGTGACAAAAAACTAGTCAAAAAGCTTGCATGTATTGAGTAAATTATTCTTACACATTTGTTGATGAATGCTCCAAACACACATTGTCTGTGATAtccataatttttataaataccCCACACTTAAAATGTGAAATGGATAACTTATATGAATGATAATAAGAAGTGTGAGAATAAATACTCATTATGATTGATTGGTATACCCCAATCTCTTGATAAGGATGATGTATTAAGCCGTGTTAAAGTCTATATACCCCCAACTGTTTCAATTTCACGAgacttttctaaaataataaattatgataaaaacaaaatttaaagttagTGATCGGGCCATGTTCACAAGTCATGTTTCTCCCAATCACAATCAACcgattattaatttattatgaagAGATTGAGAAAGACGACATGTTCGGTGTTCCTTCCGTTGCTCTTTAAGTAATTTGATCATTTAGTTTAGCTAATTAGAACCATTGTCATTATCATTTGCAACAAGAAAATAGAGGACTCAAGAGCTATTTGATGTGacattatatatacatttatacTTTTACTAATGTGAATGCCAACTCACCTTGATTTAATTGCACTTGGAGTAATTTTAACTGCACATTGATGTGCATAAAGTAAAGAATAAGACTGGTAGAAACTGTGTTTTCCCCCTAAAGAGGAGATTGTATTAGAAACATCAACCAGGTGCCATCTTCCTCAATGGTACACATCACACACAATGGAATTGAGAAGATGCAATGGTTACATCCAACCTAAAAAAAAGTGGTcataaaaatttgtcatattAATTTGGTTGTGTGACTATTTAGagtgaaaaatgctaaaattattataaattttacaatataaacCTTACAAATTGATGAGACAATGAATATTATGgtgaacataaaaaaatatataatcaataaatattaGAATTATCTTTTTGTAATTAGTTGACACGTCAGATTGTAAAGTTTATTATATTATTCTTCATGCTATTCATTTagaaatatcttttttatttatttgtttaggttgtttctaaaaaaaaaattatttgtaatgtacattttttttaaactcactttttataaatataattatattttaaataattttttattaattaaaaaagttttgatcaAAATGTTATGTCCAACTGTACaaactaatttattaaaaaataaaaataattaattaattaaaaaaaaaaaaaaaaaaaaaaaaaaaaacactggcGGCAGGGTATAGTTTGTGGAATTTTGAGTGTGAACTGTCAACGCATAAAAAAGATATTTCCAGCTGTCaaatggtttttttctttttgaggggGACTGTCGAATGGTCAAATGCAAGTCACATCATATATAACTTCAAAAGTCTTACTTTGCCTTAAATGGGGGTGAGCTAATTTTACGGAGGATCTTTCTtctaaaaggagaaaaaaaaaattatatatatatatatatatatatatattgacttaTTGGAAGATTATTCACAActgaaaattttatcatattctattttatcatctcaaaaaattattttatcaattataccatattATTTTAGAATACTTGTAGCAGTGGtgctaaaatgctaaaaaattatttttagcaccacaaacTTAAAAATTGTGGCCGTAGCAGTGGAGgcatatctaaaatttttagcttttgagctacaatgcacatctatcttAGCTCAAAactatatcaaaataataatattttatttatctttacaattgaataatataaattactcTCATCTGTAGCATAGCCCGAACACACTTCAGCTCttctccctccttttttttttctccctctcctCCTCCATGGAAAGATCAGAGATGGATAGTGTTGATGATTTCAGTGAGGATCTCAGTGCCGAAACGGTGAGACTAAGCTCGGCAACGGTTGGGTTCGTGGTTGGGTTTGGTGCCAAAACGGTTCGTGGGTGGTCTCAGCGCCGAAACGGTTGGTGCTCTTCTTCCCCCACTTCCACTCCGACGCTGGGTTGTGGTTGTGCTCTGGCCTCATGGATCGAAGTGGCTTTCTGTGTATCGGAGTGCTTGCTCGTGGATCAGAGTGGTTATCGCTCGTGGTTATGCTTGCTTGTGGATAGGAGTGGGTTTCGGTTTTGGGTTGCTGGATTTTCGGGTTgttgtgggtttgttttgtggtggctgtatttgtattattttattacagaagatatattattttattatgttgaaaactaaaatagatccactgctgcagcatatgaataagtaaaatagataaagtaactttttgtgataccaaatagctaaaaatataactacactgttgtggatgctcttacaaATACATCTAACATTCCAACTTTTATATTCCTatataacacattaaaataatatatctacacaataaaatatatatatatatatatttgcaacaatactctctctctctctctctctctctctctgctgtaaacaaacccaaaaccccacACAACCACCATCAAAACCCCACCACTATTGCACCCACAGCAGAAACCTGCAAAATCATGGCAAAAATCAAAGCAACCACCATGGCAAATCACAACAAAGCAACCACCATGGCAAAAGCCCACGGCAAACCacaaaaaatcacaataaagCAACCACCATGGCAAACCCACTACAAACCCATACAGAAGATCTCACGGAAAACCCACTGCAAAATCTCCGGAGAGATCTCACAATCCACGCCGGGTGAGACAATGGCCAACAGCGACTTGGGCTTGGCATTGCTGGGCGATAGTGGCCAACGGTGGCCTGAGGGAAAGCAAAGGGGGAGAGAGAAATCTGAGACAGAGAGAAGTGAGAGACAAACTTGAGAGAATGGGAGAGTCAGGGAGACAGAGTTGAGAGAGAAagcaaaaagtgaaaaagaataaaataataatttttgattTTACAGTTGAGCTATAATGCGATTCTAcatttagaattgcactgtaccacaattgcaaatttttttgcaatagtcaGATTTTGCAAGACTAGCTGTTAGGGGGTATTAGGGCTTAGATGCTAAATACTACCAACATATGGCATATGCCATtcccaatgtgaatgctctaagagtATCTATAGTAAAACCCTTAACTTAGGGTAATGTTAATGAGTGCTTTTAgggcaattattaataaattagatTGAGAAActtttaacatcacttttatgaaaaatataaaaaactatcagaaaaattaattgctttatcatttttcataaaatgtttctaaaagtAGTTCTTAAACTAATGCCCTTAGAGCATCCATTAATATTTCCcttaaaattaatagaagattGAGTTGTTTTCTACTAAAATTTCTTGGAAGACAACTTTATCTTACACGAAAgcttaataaagaaaataacttGATCTCACGTGAATCTAaataaagaaagttaaaaaatagttttttcaaCTTAATTTAAAGTCGCTatcaaatataggaaaatgacatagttttctaaaaaatactttttaaaatatgattcATTTTTCGGAGAATATTAGTGTCAAAACAAAGTAGTAAGTAATAAGAGAATGTTAAAGTTACTAAATATTTTCTACTTTAGCTTTTAGATGGGAAACAGATTCCCTTGTAGCTGTTTAGGTTGTTTTGTCGAACCAGAACACTAATACTTTTTTGGTCCAATTTTGAATGAATGCAAGTCGATGCTGGAGAGATGAAACAAATAGGTGTGCAGATATCCTTGCAAAGATGTGATATTTGGTGTAACATGATATACCAACATTTAAGTCTTATACCCGAGGGATTCATAGATATGAGAGAGATGCTATATATATACCGGTTAtacaaagtaaataaataaaaccctttGCCGGTTGTGTCCAACTTCTAGATTTTATAGTCTATGTAGCATCCTTTTAAGAGTTTGATTGTTCCGATAATTTTTGTACTCCAATTTCTTGTTAATGTAGTTGTTTCCTTCCTTggataaaaatttatttattttgcacaAACACACCTTTTTGTGGATACCATAACAcaaataatgttgtttaaattatCATTTATGTTTGAGTTACAACACTCTTGACTACATACTCAAAGTTCTATTATTGTATGATTGTGTTATTACCGAATAGTTATTACATTCAGACTTCTGTATTACTACCCATTCCTATTCTTAGTTAATCAGAATTTAGTATACCAAATGTACCATAGGGTTGGTATGAACTTTGTATTTGACCTTGTATGAAAACAAAAGGGACTACACAACACGCCTCTCCATCAGTCAACCtcaaaaaacatgttaaagTTTAACGAGAGTAACAACCTTTTGAATTTATCCCACTCACCCAGACAAGGATATCAAAAAAGACCACTAAATTCTCCACAAGAACAGTGTCCATTGACAAATTTATGAAGCCGCTTGCTATCTCGAATGACAATTTCCCTAGCAGTCAGTAATGAGAtgaatttaacaaaattatggCAGTCCCTGCACATAAAGATACTCTTGATAACTCGTATTGGTGCAGCATTTGGCATGTTCAACAACCCAAATGCAATGGCCAACTTTTCACTGTGATATGCAGTAGAAGAGTGTGTCTTTTCTTCATCGCCATCAGTTACATCCAAAGTTTCTAGTGACTCATAACCAAGGCGCTTTGCCTGGTCGAGCAAGTTCTCCAATGATTTGTAAATATCTGCACTACGAAAATGTGACTTGTCATTTGGTTTgaatgaataaaccttgttttTTATGCTAATCCAGCTCcaatcatgtaattttttgagtttctcTTCTTTCATCATTTTTCTCACCCTAGAAACATCCTTCCATCTACCAGCAGAGAGGTACATATTCAACACCAAGACATAAGTTTCAGTGTCTTTTGGTTTGAGCTTGAGTAATTGTTCAGCAGCATAAAAACCCAATTCTAAGTTCCCATGACTTCTACATCCAGCCATCAAGAGCGACCATATAAACTCATTGGgctcaaaatcatttttcttgataaaatcaaAAGCTTCATTTAACTGACCCAACCTCACAAACATATCAATCAGGCATGCAAAGTGGTCCATTACAGGCCTAATCTTATATGCCTTTTGCATCATCTCAAAGTAACTGAGAGCTTCCTTGACCATTCCAGCGTGGCTACAAGCAGATAGAACACCCACAAAAGTAATCTGGTTTGGTCTAACACCAGCTAGTCTCATATCCTCAAAGAGCTGCAGCGCTTGATGAGACTGGCCATGCTGAGAAAAACCTGTAATCATAGAAGTCCACAATATCATAGTTCTTGTATCCATCTCCACAAAAGCCTTAGTTGCTTTCTCAATGCTTCCACACTTATTATACATATTAATTAGTGCAGTGCCGACTACCACCTCTGACAAAAACCCAGATTTAATGATCCGAGCATGAATTTGTTCCCCCTGTTCTACGGCCACCAATCTACTACATACAGTTAGGATACTTGAGAAGGTGAATAAATCAGGTTTCATGCCTGACTGgttcaatttaaagaaaatgttaagTGCCTCACATCCACTTCGGTATGCTGAAAGATCATCCTCTGCAAAATCCATCATCTGGGAGTGGCCAGAAATCATTGCATTCCATGTAACCAGGCTAAAAGTTTCCGTTTTATCAAACAATTTCTCAGCCTCACTAATACATCCACATTTAAGATACAAATACATGATAGAATTTTTAATGGGTAGAGAGGACATATAGCCAAGTTTAATGCTTAATGAGTGAATTTGTGCCCCTACACCCAAAGACAGCATTGTACAACACAAGCTCAAGACACTAGTCAAGGTGAACTCATTGGGTATGATGTCCTCGGTAAGCATCTCAGCAAAAAACCTCAAACCCCTTGCAGCTTCTCCATTATCACCACAAGCGGATATAACTGCAGTCCATGAGATCACATTCTTTTCCCTAATCCTCTGAAAGGCTTTAATAGCAGATTCTAAGTTGCCAAGTTTGGAGTAAAAGCTACAAAGGGCATTGCCAACACTTGTGTCAAAGTCAATCTGGTATTTGATAATATAGGCATGAAATTGCTTCCCCAACATGACAGAGTACAATGAAGAACAAGCATTCAAAGCAGTTCCTAGAGTGTAATTTGTAGGATAAGCCCCAGCCTCCAACATTTCTTGGAAAATCTGGATGGCAATCTCAGGCTGCGAATTTTGAACATAACCAGTCATTAGGGTTGTCCATGAAACAACATTTCTTCTAAGCAAATTGTCAAAGACCTTCTGAGCATTTTCCATGCTTCCACATTTTGCATAAACATTAATCAGGAACGTCATGACAAACAAATCTTCTTGTGTTACTGTTTTCATAATATGCCCATGAACAATCTGTGCCTCTGAAACCGAATTTTTGTTTATGCATTCTTGCAAGAGGGGGACATAATAAGAAGATTCGAACTTCGTCCCCTCTTTCATCATTGAAAGTGCTTCTCGGAAGTCCACCGACCTTTTTTCTGAACTTCCATCCAAATGGGTCAGTTTCTGATTTCTCTGATATGAGAAGCTTAAACTCTGAGATACATTGACGCAGATTTAGGATCATCCCAGGTTTGATAAAGCACATTAAATTCAAAGTGCCTTAGCTAATATACATACAGCAACCTTAAATTGTGGCATCAGGTAGTTAACATTAAACTGAAAGTTGtgctgattcagctcttcaaaGCAAGTACAAGTACTTCGGAAATGATACACtaacaaaaaagttttagtaACTATGGTATTTTGAACATGTTATCAGTCACTAAGAAATGCAAACAACATAAACATGGAGGATGGTTCGgaacacacatatacacacacccaTATTGTCTGTATATATACTAATACAAGTCTTATAATAAGGTTTCTTGTAACAAAACATGTATaaccaacacacacacacacatatatattacaaGATTTTAATACTTTTATAGCAAAAAGTGGCATCAATAAAGAATTTAGAAAGTAATTTAGAAAAGAAGGAAGTACCTTTTCGGTGGTGGGGTGCTTCCTGAAATCTGGGTCGCGTTTGAGAGTGCGAGTAACAGCAACTGAAGGCAAAGAAGCCATGAAGAAGGGATTTTTGGGATATTAAGGAAACTACATAGCGGAGAGAGTGGAGACTCGGGAGCaagtattattattactttatcCTATGCTatctgtttgtttggataaaattGTGGAGGGAAGGGACGCCTTTCTAACTTGGTCAACCTCTACCACCCGCTGGAAATAGTAGAGTACAAGTGAAAAGATAAATTTACGCTGGTCTTAAAACTAAGCACACAGAGTTACTACCTCTGGCTCTGTACCTGAATTTGGTATGGTATCAATGTAGTGACACACCACTTCACTAAATTGGCACCAAAGTTTGACTTGATCGTTGATATAGGCTCAATGGCCgttactggttttttttttttttttttggtaaataaaaaatgtgtagaaaagGGCGACTAACATGACTTTCCTACCTGAGCGTAACTATAGTAATACCTTATCCGCTTCTAGGTGAAACCCATAATCCCAACCGTCGACCAATTGGGATGAAAATGGGATATAAAGAGTACCAACAAATAGCTAATTGTTGAGGTTCAAACCCAAGTCCTGAGATTTGTTGACTTGATATCTTACTAACTATGCTACCTAAATATTGGTGGCCATTATTAGTTTAACCGCAtagtaaattaaaaattatttatatagaaaaatatgttaaaaatttagacaagtcaattttaaaataccttaaaataaaattatataccatattagcaaaaattaataaattatataacttttttttaagaaacgaGAGTATCTAAACCTTTTCGAATATCTGACAATTCCCTCATGTCAGTAACTTAATAGTCATATGGTTTGGTGGTATTTATCCTGTTTTGTGAGGTTCATATCTAGGAATCAAATtctgttataaaattattatggtGACATGCTAAATACAGTATTTATTATTAAGCTCTTTTCATGCAACATACATATAATGAGAGCACAATAATGTTTCTCtttttgtagaaaatattttaataatcaaatccGTAGATGACAATATAGAAATGTATGTTGTTAATGTTcaagttaaaatataaaatgataagttattaaaaaaaaggtttagcttattaagaaaataaatcaaaagataaaatcataaaagaaatattctCCTTTCAAGGCCGGTAGGATCAGTAACCCGACCCAATCACAAAGctaacaatttattttcaagGCCTAGTGATTTAAACATgggggagaaaaagagagagggagagggatgCATCATATAATAACCAAGTGACATTTCTTCCTCCAAGTGTAGGTTGAATTGATCATAATGGTTAGCAATTTGTGGAGTTTCAGATTTTTCTATCCTGGAGTAGTTTCAGCCTTGAATTCCTTTCTTGGGTGCCATTGTTTTGACCAGCCAGCTCTAGAATTGCAGAATCTGTGAAATACTGCTTGCCAAAGGTCGCTCTAATCTGACTGAACATAGcgtaaaaagaagaaaaacacaCTTGTCCATGCTTATCATTATTATTCAGTTCATTAGGCAAATGAAGGTTATAACTTAGAAGAGTTGCCCAAATATCAAGCCTAGTTCGGCTTCAACCAACACAGAAAAATCTAATTCAATAACTGACTCAACTTCCCCACACCCCCAAAAATaacctaaaaataaaagatattaaaatttagaatatgCTAGTTGACAAAACAATTGACTAGTAACAATCAATGTTTGTAATTTGCAAAGCATCAGTTAACAGAATTTTAATTTACACATTTGCCGTGAAATTTTAAACAAACATTATCTGGATTATACAGATGAAAGCTCAACATGCTCCCATGCTTTTGTCTCTCCTTCATATAGAACATTTTGACGCACACATTGATTGCCTGTCCTGCAAGGGATGTATCTGAAAAACAAATTAGAAGTGTTAATGATTAATGTATCtgcaaaaacaaattaatagaaTGAAtgatttatacataataataaaaaaaaaaaaaccatatttcCTGGTGTTTCAATTTAGGCCACTAGTGTTTTAACACAAGAATTAAGATTTTAATCATGTATGCGATGCCATTTATATTAGGATCCTAAATtcacaaataccaaaaaattgaATGTCTTACTAAAAAATTCTTGGTAAACTACTACAAAGGCTGTCACATCAAGCTTATTAGtgttatttacaaattt
The sequence above is drawn from the Quercus lobata isolate SW786 chromosome 12, ValleyOak3.0 Primary Assembly, whole genome shotgun sequence genome and encodes:
- the LOC115971480 gene encoding pentatricopeptide repeat-containing protein At4g14850-like gives rise to the protein MASLPSVAVTRTLKRDPDFRKHPTTEKSLSFSYQRNQKLTHLDGSSEKRSVDFREALSMMKEGTKFESSYYVPLLQECINKNSVSEAQIVHGHIMKTVTQEDLFVMTFLINVYAKCGSMENAQKVFDNLLRRNVVSWTTLMTGYVQNSQPEIAIQIFQEMLEAGAYPTNYTLGTALNACSSLYSVMLGKQFHAYIIKYQIDFDTSVGNALCSFYSKLGNLESAIKAFQRIREKNVISWTAVISACGDNGEAARGLRFFAEMLTEDIIPNEFTLTSVLSLCCTMLSLGVGAQIHSLSIKLGYMSSLPIKNSIMYLYLKCGCISEAEKLFDKTETFSLVTWNAMISGHSQMMDFAEDDLSAYRSGCEALNIFFKLNQSGMKPDLFTFSSILTVCSRLVAVEQGEQIHARIIKSGFLSEVVVGTALINMYNKCGSIEKATKAFVEMDTRTMILWTSMITGFSQHGQSHQALQLFEDMRLAGVRPNQITFVGVLSACSHAGMVKEALSYFEMMQKAYKIRPVMDHFACLIDMFVRLGQLNEAFDFIKKNDFEPNEFIWSLLMAGCRSHGNLELGFYAAEQLLKLKPKDTETYVLVLNMYLSAGRWKDVSRVRKMMKEEKLKKLHDWSWISIKNKVYSFKPNDKSHFRSADIYKSLENLLDQAKRLGYESLETLDVTDGDEEKTHSSTAYHSEKLAIAFGLLNMPNAAPIRVIKSIFMCRDCHNFVKFISLLTAREIVIRDSKRLHKFVNGHCSCGEFSGLF